The following DNA comes from Meleagris gallopavo isolate NT-WF06-2002-E0010 breed Aviagen turkey brand Nicholas breeding stock chromosome 13, Turkey_5.1, whole genome shotgun sequence.
GCACAAGGACTGATCCCCCCAGTCGAAGACTTCCCTGTGTACAATGCATCACAAGTATGGTGACATGAGTGCTGATGAACCTACTAGCAGCCAGACTGCTATAAGTTAGAACTGATCTGGAACTGTGTTCTGTCAGTAGCAGAGAAGCTCTGCTAACTGTATGGAAATGCTCTTActgaaatatatatgttttactTTGAGCTGTAGAATCATGGTCATGTATCTTGGTGCTGTGGATAGTTTTGAACACATTAAATATGTTTGCTAGAGAACAGCAGTGAGAAAAACATATGCTGTTTTGCTGTATGTCAAGACAGAATGAACAGAGATAGAGagagtaaattaaaaaaaaaaaggaagctttcCAAGCTGAAACTGTGAATGTGTGAAGTGATAAGAAAGTAGGTCTCTAACAGTATTTTTGGGAAACTCTAGAAGCCATTAAGTCATACTGATATCTTATTGTTGAGCTCTCAAAAATCTTTCACAAACTGTTAAAGTTATCCCACTGTGATGCAGTTCCAAGAGTGATAAAGCGCTCATAGCTTGTTACTCAGGTGCAGTAGTGCTATATGTTTGCCTTTCTTCACTGTTACCTTGTTTTGAGGATCCTCTGCTATTGCTGATGACAGAGGACTTGGTGGTCTGTAGCCTGTTCTTTGGTGGTGATCTGATAGCAAGTGTGGAGCATCATGCTGggcaaacaaaaagaaattaagctccttaaggaaacattttaatGGTGAATGTTTTGGTACAGACAGAGCTAGCTTTGACATTCTTAATAGTTCATTAGAAAATACAAACTTAATGAGGAGAATTCTCTTAAAATGGAGATCTTAGTGAATGAGCTATGGGAGAAGTCTTTTGAGTGTGTGCTAAATCAGTTACCTCTGTGTGACAGGCCTCCGTGCTGCAGAACATCCGAACAGCCATGAGGAGGCAGATGAGACGTCACTCGTCACGACGAAGCTCGTCTCGGCGGCGCCTTGGCCGACTTTGGAACAGACTCTTCCACAGACCTCGGGTGAGGGGACAGATCCCACTCCTGACACCTGCCCGCACTTCGCAGACGACGTTGGGTGATGGAATCATCAACCATGCTGATGGGACTATTAGGAGTCCTCCACCTTCACCTGAAGGACCTAGTTTAGAGGCAGACACCCACGCCAGTGACCTGCAAGAAGCTGGATGTAGCACCTTGCAACCAGAGACTGAAATCACTGAGCCATTGCCTTCGAATGTCTTAGAGAACACTTGCACTGCTGCGCAAGCAGAGCCTGAGTCTGGACACGCAGATAAATCTGTAGGTGCTGAGACTTCAGGCAGTGAGCTCAAGCAGCCCAATAAAGTGGATTCAGGAAAGTCTTTCAGAGATCCTTTGTCTGAAAGTGTCACAGAAGCGATCCATGGAGGGTCAGCACCCAGGAGGACTGTCCCAGAGGGCAGTAATTTAAGTAGAAGTCATCCACCAAGTGAAGAGCCATGTAGGTTACCCTTAAAAAAGTGGGAGTCTGCTTATTCAGATAGCCCCTTGAATGTTCATATCCAAGTGGATGGACAAAACCGGTGTTGCCCTAGCTCTCATCGGGAGGAGCCTTTGGGTATTCATGCGGCTTGTTGCCATTCTGTGGAAGTGCCAATGTTAGAGTCCTCTGCTCCCCTCTCTGAAATCAGTACAAGTGATGATGAGTCTTTACTTGTTTGCTAGTAGAAGCTTTTGTTTTGACCCTGTAAACTTTGTAACTTCATTGTTTATATGACTGTGCACTTTGATTTTAGGTGGCTTGTGCTCTCAGCTTTGTCCATCAAAACTGGTGTGCTTTAATCCCCAGGGAGTACAGCACAGGACTAAATGGGAcaagtttttctttgttgctaTTCCTGAAACTCCAGTGGGGGCAAAAGTAGGCCAGTATGTGATGTCAGGGGCTAGGAGAGCAAGAATGTGTCACTGTAGTTGGGAGGCATCTCCactgtttatttcttctgtgctttatttACTTTCCATTCAGGGAGTTggtatttctttactttttcaaGTGATCTTACAGAAATTAACACTGTTGGAACTCGGAGCAGGCACCAGTTGTGACTGAGTACTGGTCAAGAAATAACATTGTCCTTTTAGGCATCATTATTTAACtaaaatttaataattaaatatcattaaattttttgagaggaaataaaatcctTTGTTGTTCCCTTTTTCTAGAAGTAGCTTGCTTCCTTTGCTcccttcagaaatgttttgatggCTATATAGATCTTGAAACATCCACTAGAACCAAAGTTTTTGTATAAAGTATTCAGAATATTCCTATCTGCTATGGCTTTGAAGTAAG
Coding sequences within:
- the LOC104912926 gene encoding low-density lipoprotein receptor-related protein 3-like — translated: MTRLEAEFVRREAPPSYGQLIAQGLIPPVEDFPVYNASQASVLQNIRTAMRRQMRRHSSRRSSSRRRLGRLWNRLFHRPRVRGQIPLLTPARTSQTTLGDGIINHADGTIRSPPPSPEGPSLEADTHASDLQEAGCSTLQPETEITEPLPSNVLENTCTAAQAEPESGHADKSVGAETSGSELKQPNKVDSGKSFRDPLSESVTEAIHGGSAPRRTVPEGSNLSRSHPPSEEPCRLPLKKWESAYSDSPLNVHIQVDGQNRCCPSSHREEPLGIHAACCHSVEVPMLESSAPLSEISTSDDESLLVC